In Musa acuminata AAA Group cultivar baxijiao chromosome BXJ2-3, Cavendish_Baxijiao_AAA, whole genome shotgun sequence, the following proteins share a genomic window:
- the LOC135606995 gene encoding probable pectinesterase/pectinesterase inhibitor 12, with protein MASSLTWSLFLASLLFLFTLPSPTLSSDVVSSSGNTNAESSVRDLCRSTPYPAACLDSLKLSVSITINPSVLSLALRTLQAAISEAAKLSSVLSSAGRPGAVVESQRSSLQDCQELHQITVASLRRSAGLVKPEARKLADARAYLAAALTNRATCLDGLAGARGPLKATLVDSWLAAYAHVSNSLSLVARSGGRKGRRLSSARSFRSRGCGGFPAWVGRRERRLLQDGDYGDVDPDSVVTVAADGTGNFTTLGEAVAWAPSNSDDRTIILVRAGVYEEHVDIPSDKTNIVLIGDGSDVTVIRGNRSVGDGWTTFRSATVAVSGEGFLARDITFQNVAGPRKGQAVALRVNADLVALYRCVMDGYQDTLYVHSFRQFYRECDVYGTVDFIFGNAAVVLQAGKIVAKMPIPGQSNMITAQSKDDPNEDTGISIQNCTIVASQELASSNVIVKTFLGRPWKNYSTTVYMESYMGGLVDPAGWKEWSGDQGLDTLYYGEYMNSGPGSPTDNRVTWPGFLVMDYDDAYSFTVSEFIYGDEWLESTSFPYDDGI; from the exons ATGGCTTCTTCTCTCACTTGGTCACTGTTTCTGGcttctctcctcttccttttcactCTCCCTTCACCCACATTGTCTTCCGATGTCGTCTCCAGTTCTGGGAATACCAATGCAGAAAGCTCTGTCCGTGATCTGTGCCGGTCCACCCCATACCCCGCCGCCTGCCTCGACTCCCTGAAGCTGTCCGTTTCCATCACCATCAACCCCTCCGTCCTCTCCCTGGCGCTCCGCACCCTCCAGGCCGCCATCTCGGAGGCGGCCAAGCTCTCCTCGGTCCTCTCCTCCGCCGGCCGCCCCGGCGCCGTGGTCGAGTCCCAGCGCAGCTCCCTCCAGGACTGCCAGGAGCTGCACCAGATCACCGTCGCCTCGCTCCGGCGCTCGGCCGGCCTCGTCAAGCCCGAGGCCCGCAAGCTCGCCGACGCCCGGGCCTACCTCGCCGCCGCGCTCACCAACCGGGCCACCTGCCTTGATGGCCTTGCCGGCGCCCGGGGCCCGCTCAAGGCCACGCTTGTCGACTCCTGGCTCGCCGCCTACGCCCACGTCAGCAACTCCCTCTCCCTCGTCGCCCGCTCCGGGGGCCGCAAAGGGCGGCGGCTCTCCTCCGCCCGCTCCTTCCGCAGCCGCGGCTGCGGGGGGTTCCCGGCGTGGGTCGGCCGGAGGGAGCGCCGGCTGCTGCAGGACGGGGACTACGGGGACGTCGACCCCGATTCCGTGGTCACGGTGGCCGCGGACGGAACGGGGAACTTCACGACATTGGGGGAGGCGGTGGCCTGGGCGCCGAGCAACTCCGACGACCGCACCATCATCCTGGTGCGGGCGGGGGTGTACGAGGAGCACGTGGATATCCCCAGCGACAAGACCAACATCGTCCTCATCGGCGACGGCAGCGACGTCACCGTCATCAGAGGCAACCGAAGCGTCGGCGACGGCTGGACCACCTTCCGATCGGCCACCGTCG CGGTGTCCGGTGAAGGGTTCCTGGCACGAGACATCACGTTTCAGAACGTCGCGGGGCCGAGGAAGGGCCAGGCAGTGGCGCTCCGGGTGAACGCCGACCTGGTGGCGCTGTACCGCTGCGTCATGGACGGCTACCAGGACACGCTCTACGTCCACTCCTTCCGCCAGTTCTACCGGGAGTGCGACGTCTACGGCACCGTGGATTTCATCTTCGGCAACGCCGCGGTGGTGCTCCAGGCCGGCAAAATCGTGGCCAAGATGCCCATCCCCGGGCAGTCCAACATGATCACAGCGCAGTCCAAGGACGACCCCAACGAGGATACGGGCATCTCGATACAGAACTGCACCATAGTGGCGTCGCAGGAGCTTGCTTCCAGCAACGTGATAGTGAAGACCTTCTTAGGCAGGCCGTGGAAGAACTACTCGACGACGGTGTACATGGAGTCGTACATGGGCGGCCTGGTGGATCCGGCGGGGTGGAAGGAGTGGTCCGGCGACCAAGGACTCGACACGTTGTACTATGGGGAGTACATGAACAGCGGGCCGGGATCGCCGACCGACAATCGGGTCACCTGGCCGGGGTTCCTTGTTATGGATTACGACGACGCCTACAGCTTCACGGTCTCGGAGTTCATCTACGGGGATGAGTGGCTGGAGTCTACTTCATTCCCTTACGACGATGGCATCTGA
- the LOC135606996 gene encoding pectinesterase-like has product MLSYQYLLVFFVLPLATVAAPSPSVSPVSACRSSFYPKLCRAVLSPLRFPSNQYEYGRYSVKKALKRARRTAALFDRYISGAAGGGRARRGVSGGALEDCRALASLNADYLKAVQAELGPREAALGAAAVGRVRALMSAVVTNQQTCYDGLEVSHTFPELRGALADETRLYGVSLGLVTTALDRSGNRGHGKSTETDERTGSTGGQRSPPADFSAIGRNLLEESGEVVPVNQSQSVTVAKDGSGNFTTVGDAVAFAPNNTAIEDGYFAIYIEEGVYSENVVVPKNKKNLILIGVGINRTIITSNRSVVDGWTTFASATFVVHGERFIAIDITFENTAGPEKHQAVAVRNSADLSSFYRCSFLGYQDTLYAHSLRQFYRDCDVYGTVDFIFGNAASVFQNCNIYARKPLPGQVNAVTAQGRTMPDQTTGISIHNCTVRAAPDLEAADRNFTKTFLGRPWKEYSRTVYMQSFIDGLIEPVGWLEWSGSFALTTLYYGEFDNHGPGANTSGRVQWPGYSLMNAMDALNFTVYNFTTADAWLSSTSIPYSGGLL; this is encoded by the exons ATGTTGTCATACCAATACCTTCTCGTCTTCTTCGTTCTTCCTCTGGCTACAGTTGCTGCACCGTCACCCTCTGTCTCCCCTGTGTCGGCGTGCAGGTCCTCCTTCTACCCCAAGCTGTGCCGCGCCGTCCTGTCGCCGTTGCGGTTCCCGTCGAACCAGTACGAGTACGGCCGGTACTCCGTCAAGAAGGCGCTCAAGCGGGCCCGCCGGACCGCTGCCCTGTTCGACCGCTACATCTCCGGTGCCGCGGGCGGTGGTCGGGCTCGCCGAGGCGTGAGTGGCGGGGCACTCGAGGACTGCCGCGCGCTGGCCAGCCTCAATGCGGACTATCTGAAGGCGGTGCAGGCGGAGCTGGGCCCGCGGGAGGCGGCGCTTGGCGCGGCCGCGGTTGGGCGGGTGAGGGCGCTGATGAGCGCCGTGGTGACCAACCAGCAGACGTGCTACGACGGGCTGGAGGTCTCCCACACCTTCCCCGAGCTGCGCGGCGCCCTCGCGGACGAGACACGGCTGTACGGGGTGTCGCTCGGGTTGGTCACCACCGCGTTGGACCGGAGCGGAAACCGCGGGCATGGGAAGAGCACCGAAACCGACGAGCGCACAG GGTCTACCGGTGGTCAAAGATCGCCGCCGGCTGATTTCTCGGCGATTGGGAGGAACCTTCTCGAAGAGAGCGGCGAGGTCGTGCCTGTAAACCAATCACAGTCGGTGACGGTAGCCAAGGATGGCAGTGGGAACTTCACAACCGTGGGAGATGCCGTCGCGTTCGCTCCGAACAACACAGCCATCGAAGATGGCTACTTCGCCATCTACATAGAGGAAGGGGTTTACAGCGAGAACGTGGTGGTTCCCAAGAACAAGAAGAACCTGATCTTGATTGGAGTAGGGATCAACAGGACCATAATTACCTCGAATCGCAGCGTAGTCGACGGATGGACTACCTTCGCCTCTGCTACATTCG TGGTGCACGGTGAGCGATTCATAGCCATCGACATCACCTTCGAGAACACGGCTGGGCCGGAGAAGCACCAGGCGGTGGCGGTGCGGAACAGTGCCGACCTCTCCAGCTTCTACCGCTGCAGCTTCCTGGGCTACCAGGACACGCTCTACGCGCACTCCCTCCGCCAGTTCTACCGCGACTGCGACGTCTACGGCACCGTCGACTTCATCTTCGGCAACGCCGCCTCCGTCTTCCAGAACTGCAACATCTACGCGCGCAAGCCGCTCCCGGGCCAGGTCAACGCCGTCACGGCGCAGGGGCGCACCATGCCGGACCAGACCACCGGCATCTCCATCCACAATTGCACCGTCCGCGCCGCGCCCGACCTCGAGGCAGCGGATCGTAACTTCACCAAGACCTTCCTCGGCCGGCCGTGGAAGGAGTACTCGAGGACGGTGTACATGCAATCGTTCATCGACGGGTTGATCGAGCCGGTGGGGTGGCTAGAGTGGAGCGGCAGCTTCGCGCTGACCACATTGTACTACGGGGAGTTCGACAACCATGGCCCCGGGGCCAATACCAGTGGAAGAGTGCAATGGCCAGGGTACAGCCTGATGAATGCCATGGACGCATTGAACTTTACCGTGTATAATTTCACCACAGCAGACGCTTGGTTGTCGTCCACCTCCATTCCTTACTCTGGCGGGTtgctctag